One Patescibacteria group bacterium genomic region harbors:
- a CDS encoding nucleotidyltransferase family protein translates to MAKRIGKDRLTITMRQDVLAALDSFINGDTIRNRSQAIEHIVARHLGTGIDTCVILASGREDQSIKCLKRVQNRPVIAYTIEMLRLANIHNIIMVINKKCPDIKQYLGNGLQYRVNIQYIEEDNPTGTAQSLQKVKGLIDKTFLLLYGDVLADIDIQELVRFHHDMDHIIMTLAVTAATNPSLYGVAELQGKRIYRLIEKPTQLKKSNLVVAGVAVCEPELFKEIPEHCENKYLARDILPDLAHRGQIGGYPFSNKWFDVSHEDEYTRAQAEWVE, encoded by the coding sequence ATGGCGAAACGAATTGGTAAGGATCGACTCACTATCACCATGCGACAAGATGTCTTAGCTGCGCTTGATAGCTTCATTAATGGTGATACCATTCGTAATCGTTCTCAAGCCATCGAACATATCGTTGCCCGTCATCTTGGCACTGGCATTGATACTTGTGTGATTTTAGCCAGTGGCCGTGAAGATCAATCGATCAAATGTTTAAAACGCGTGCAAAATCGGCCTGTGATTGCCTATACCATTGAGATGTTGCGTCTGGCTAACATTCACAACATCATTATGGTAATAAATAAGAAATGTCCGGATATAAAACAATATTTGGGTAACGGTTTACAATACAGAGTTAATATTCAATATATTGAAGAAGACAATCCGACTGGCACGGCACAATCGTTGCAGAAGGTAAAAGGTCTGATCGATAAAACATTTTTATTGTTATATGGTGATGTACTGGCCGATATAGATATTCAGGAATTGGTTAGATTTCATCATGACATGGATCATATTATAATGACCCTAGCCGTGACCGCCGCCACTAATCCATCTTTGTATGGTGTGGCCGAACTACAAGGTAAACGAATTTATCGCTTAATCGAAAAACCAACTCAACTAAAAAAGAGTAATCTCGTCGTCGCTGGTGTGGCTGTGTGTGAACCTGAACTGTTTAAAGAAATACCAGAGCATTGTGAAAATAAATATTTAGCCCGAGACATCCTCCCAGATTTAGCCCACCGTGGACAAATTGGCGGTTATCCTTTTTCCAACAAATGGTTTGATGTGTCCCATGAGGATGAATACACCCGCGCGCAAGCGGAGTGGGTGGAATAA
- a CDS encoding transposase: MLYRQRYFTPSIRLTGWNYATPGWYFITICVKQRYKNPFGFIKNGYMCLSDIGETAHQYWLNIPEHFPHMQLDAFVIMPDHMHGIVYMKPSGRDAINRVSTRGFHQTGGVTKQNNPMLHPTSLPHIIRWYKGVTTFYIRKKQPDQYFHWQPRYYDEIIRTPRQLDYTRQYIYNNPKKMFYSTHSACARVYSSSWDTSNHLLEKG; the protein is encoded by the coding sequence ATGTTATATAGGCAACGGTATTTTACACCATCAATTCGATTAACCGGTTGGAATTATGCCACACCGGGGTGGTATTTTATTACGATTTGCGTAAAACAGCGATACAAAAACCCATTTGGTTTTATTAAAAACGGTTATATGTGTTTATCGGATATTGGTGAAACAGCCCATCAATATTGGTTAAACATTCCGGAACATTTTCCACATATGCAATTGGATGCGTTTGTGATCATGCCGGATCACATGCATGGGATTGTGTACATGAAACCCTCTGGTAGAGACGCGATTAATCGCGTCTCTACCAGAGGGTTTCATCAAACCGGTGGGGTGACAAAACAAAATAATCCAATGTTACATCCCACATCGTTACCGCATATAATTCGATGGTATAAAGGTGTCACCACGTTTTATATTCGAAAAAAACAACCGGATCAATATTTCCATTGGCAACCCCGGTATTACGATGAAATTATTCGCACACCACGGCAATTGGATTATACCCGGCAATATATTTATAACAATCCAAAAAAAATGTTTTATTCCACCCACTCCGCTTGCGCGCGGGTGTATTCATCCTCATGGGACACATCAAACCATTTGTTGGAAAAAGGATAA
- a CDS encoding pyridoxal phosphate-dependent aminotransferase: protein MYDNGDILKLTVAVDPNIVRADMPAVNRTSAELKNLGTIVQDALIEEGKELVQAGIGDANTEYTLRDLAEAINSAAHRDVLPISGLVTPDAPAFHLEYGDVRGIHALITVLKNFLGVLLGIEVRDYVTITHGGRSAVFMAVRSFTQFMVATLKSMGVEGPPMVAVPVETWGTYPNIVAQALGDGVFHPIPCRDGLLDAEALDEACTRNPRIRMLIFCNPVNPSGRTYGSDRMARIARIVAKHKLCVHADDMYAMFAWVHPHRSILRAAAALAHSGEKEVGEWVASHTTLLTGVMKAGGSGSRVNFMVIPNDNLRARFVANQGDLYGPPNMMGQLLQLAFIKHGGPERVWLEMKERRDALQAKLTEVAGRITGCPITLTWSAMEGGFYTAMHLNGIGGMKYTDRSGTSRVIMTGEDMARFLVQRAGIVATPDVAACVGDVTFARIAYGMMRPETVEVFGNQLADAVIGLCAENGHNPK from the coding sequence GTGTACGACAACGGGGATATCTTGAAGTTGACCGTCGCGGTCGACCCGAACATCGTTCGGGCTGACATGCCGGCGGTGAATCGCACGTCTGCGGAACTCAAGAACCTGGGCACGATCGTCCAGGACGCCCTGATCGAAGAGGGCAAGGAACTGGTGCAGGCCGGAATCGGCGATGCCAACACGGAGTACACGCTCCGTGATTTGGCTGAGGCCATCAACTCGGCGGCACACCGGGATGTGCTGCCAATCTCTGGCCTCGTCACGCCGGACGCACCGGCGTTCCACCTCGAGTACGGCGATGTTCGGGGTATCCACGCCCTGATCACTGTGCTCAAAAACTTCCTCGGCGTCCTCCTCGGCATCGAGGTTCGCGACTACGTGACGATCACCCACGGTGGGCGCTCGGCGGTCTTTATGGCCGTCCGTTCATTCACGCAGTTCATGGTCGCTACCCTGAAGTCGATGGGCGTCGAGGGACCGCCAATGGTGGCGGTTCCAGTGGAAACCTGGGGAACCTACCCCAACATCGTCGCCCAGGCGCTGGGCGACGGGGTATTCCACCCGATCCCCTGCAGAGACGGCCTGCTCGACGCCGAAGCACTCGACGAAGCGTGCACGCGCAACCCGCGCATTCGCATGCTCATCTTCTGCAATCCGGTGAATCCGAGCGGCCGGACGTATGGATCCGATCGCATGGCGCGGATCGCCAGGATCGTGGCCAAACACAAGTTGTGCGTCCACGCCGATGACATGTACGCGATGTTTGCGTGGGTTCACCCCCATCGCAGCATCCTGCGCGCTGCCGCGGCGCTGGCGCACTCGGGTGAAAAGGAGGTTGGAGAGTGGGTCGCATCCCACACCACCCTCCTCACGGGTGTCATGAAGGCCGGGGGCTCGGGTTCCCGTGTGAACTTCATGGTCATCCCGAACGACAATCTGCGGGCTCGCTTCGTCGCGAACCAGGGCGACCTGTACGGTCCGCCGAACATGATGGGGCAGCTGTTGCAGCTCGCCTTCATCAAGCACGGTGGGCCGGAGCGCGTCTGGCTCGAGATGAAGGAGCGGCGTGATGCCCTCCAGGCCAAGCTGACCGAGGTCGCCGGACGTATCACCGGCTGCCCGATCACCCTGACCTGGAGTGCTATGGAAGGCGGTTTCTACACCGCCATGCACCTCAACGGCATCGGTGGAATGAAGTACACCGATCGCAGCGGTACCTCCCGGGTCATCATGACGGGCGAGGATATGGCTCGGTTCCTCGTCCAGCGGGCTGGCATCGTCGCCACGCCCGATGTCGCGGCGTGCGTCGGTGACGTCACCTTCGCGCGCATCGCGTATGGCATGATGCGTCCGGAGACCGTCGAGGTTTTCGGCAACCAGTTGGCAGACGCCGTGATCGGGCTGTGCGCCGAAAACGGCCACAACCCGAAGTAG
- a CDS encoding Glu/Leu/Phe/Val dehydrogenase — translation MKVNPFQSAQKQLDKAATLMGLDASVHARLKQPKREIHFSIPIRMDNGDIKVYEGYRVQYDNSRGPNKGGIRFHQDTDINEVKALAFWMTFKCATVGIPLGGGKGGVTVNPKELSVRELERLSRGFIRGLRGDLGPDIDVPAPDVYTTPQIMAWMLDEFNTLHGHQMPGVITGKPIAVGGSAGRGYSTAQGGVYVMLELAKKMKFKKGSTVVIQGFGNAGSYMAKILTKQGYKIVGLSDSRGGIVNEKGLDPVAVEKHKAKTGGVQNFPGAKNVTNAQVLTTACDILVPAALENQILAENAGQLKCKAIVELANGPTTPEADEILAKKGIILVPDILSNAGGVTVSYFEQVQNAYNYYWSEKEVLAKLEPIMVDSFNAIWAIKEKYNCEMRTAAYIHAAKRIEQAMLAKGIANG, via the coding sequence ATGAAAGTTAATCCGTTTCAATCGGCGCAGAAACAACTCGATAAAGCCGCTACACTAATGGGGTTGGATGCCAGTGTGCATGCTCGTTTGAAACAACCCAAGCGCGAAATTCATTTTTCTATTCCAATTCGGATGGACAATGGCGATATTAAGGTTTATGAAGGCTATCGCGTACAGTATGATAATTCCCGTGGTCCTAACAAAGGTGGCATTCGCTTTCATCAAGATACCGATATCAATGAAGTAAAAGCCTTAGCTTTCTGGATGACTTTTAAGTGTGCGACGGTCGGTATTCCATTAGGTGGTGGTAAGGGTGGTGTGACGGTTAATCCAAAAGAATTATCGGTGCGTGAATTAGAAAGATTATCCCGTGGCTTTATTCGTGGCTTACGTGGTGATCTTGGTCCAGATATTGATGTGCCAGCGCCAGATGTGTATACCACACCACAGATTATGGCTTGGATGCTTGATGAATTTAATACTCTACATGGTCACCAAATGCCCGGTGTGATTACTGGTAAACCAATTGCTGTTGGTGGTTCTGCAGGTCGTGGTTATTCTACCGCGCAAGGGGGTGTGTATGTCATGTTAGAGCTAGCCAAAAAAATGAAATTTAAGAAAGGCTCCACAGTGGTGATTCAGGGTTTCGGCAATGCCGGTTCTTACATGGCGAAGATTTTAACCAAACAAGGTTATAAGATTGTTGGTTTGTCAGATTCCCGCGGTGGTATTGTTAACGAAAAAGGATTAGACCCAGTGGCTGTAGAAAAACACAAAGCCAAAACTGGCGGTGTGCAAAATTTCCCCGGTGCCAAAAATGTCACCAATGCCCAAGTGTTAACTACGGCCTGTGATATTTTGGTACCAGCCGCTTTGGAGAATCAAATCTTGGCAGAAAATGCTGGCCAATTGAAATGTAAAGCCATTGTGGAATTAGCCAATGGTCCAACCACTCCTGAAGCCGATGAAATTTTAGCCAAGAAAGGCATCATTTTAGTACCCGATATTTTGTCTAATGCCGGTGGTGTCACAGTATCTTACTTTGAACAGGTACAAAATGCCTACAATTATTATTGGTCAGAAAAAGAAGTGTTAGCCAAATTGGAACCAATTATGGTTGATTCGTTCAATGCCATTTGGGCGATTAAAGAAAAATATAACTGTGAAATGCGTACTGCGGCCTACATTCATGCCGCCAAACGCATCGAACAAGCGATGTTAGCCAAGGGGATTGCCAACGGGTAG
- a CDS encoding pyridoxal phosphate-dependent aminotransferase, whose product MSIPNISTRGTNLQASPLRKLAAAAEARKKKGIKVYHLNIGQPDLPTHPDVFKAIKQYSEPTLSYAPSNGLQPALEAWSVYYKKNHIPFEPEDIIITSGGSEGIIFALEAVCDPGDEVIVFEPFYTNYNSFAALANVTLKPVTLDIKNGFHLPTDAEIKKVITKKTKAILICNPSNPTGTIFSKQELGRLVKLAKQHGLFILSDEVYREFAFESKCYSIMEFKEIQQQAVVLDSASKRFNVCGARVGTVASKNKAVIAAVLKMGMARLSVASIEQLALIPLLQNPKKYTSIMTKEFRKRREVVYQGLKKIPNITFSKPEGAFYIIIGLPIDDADNFAAWMINEFQDHNETVLLAPAAGFYATPGKGKKEVRLAFMLNTTALKRSLELIKLALAEYNS is encoded by the coding sequence ATGAGTATTCCAAATATTTCGACACGTGGTACAAACTTACAAGCGTCACCTTTACGTAAACTAGCCGCCGCCGCTGAGGCGCGCAAGAAAAAAGGAATCAAAGTTTATCACTTAAATATTGGTCAACCGGATTTACCCACTCATCCGGATGTGTTTAAAGCGATCAAACAATACTCTGAGCCGACTTTGTCTTATGCGCCATCGAATGGTTTACAACCAGCCTTAGAAGCCTGGAGTGTGTATTATAAAAAGAATCATATCCCATTTGAACCGGAAGATATTATTATTACATCCGGTGGATCAGAAGGTATCATTTTTGCCTTAGAAGCAGTCTGTGATCCGGGTGATGAAGTAATAGTATTTGAACCATTTTATACTAACTATAATAGTTTTGCCGCGCTGGCTAATGTGACATTAAAACCAGTTACTTTGGATATCAAAAACGGCTTTCACTTACCAACCGATGCAGAGATAAAAAAAGTCATTACTAAAAAAACTAAAGCCATTTTGATTTGTAATCCATCTAATCCGACTGGAACAATTTTTTCAAAACAAGAATTAGGTCGCTTAGTTAAGTTAGCTAAGCAGCATGGTTTATTTATTTTATCGGATGAAGTTTATCGTGAGTTTGCCTTTGAATCTAAATGTTATTCGATCATGGAGTTTAAAGAGATTCAGCAACAAGCCGTGGTGTTAGATAGTGCGTCAAAACGATTTAATGTGTGCGGGGCGCGGGTCGGGACAGTCGCTTCAAAAAACAAAGCGGTAATTGCCGCTGTGTTAAAAATGGGCATGGCTAGATTATCAGTCGCCTCGATTGAACAACTGGCTTTAATACCGTTATTACAGAATCCAAAAAAATACACCAGCATCATGACTAAAGAATTTAGAAAGCGACGTGAGGTGGTGTACCAAGGTTTAAAAAAGATTCCTAACATCACTTTTTCCAAACCAGAAGGAGCTTTTTATATCATTATTGGTTTACCGATTGATGATGCCGATAACTTTGCCGCTTGGATGATTAATGAATTCCAGGATCATAATGAAACTGTTCTATTAGCACCAGCCGCTGGTTTTTACGCTACTCCGGGTAAAGGTAAAAAAGAAGTGCGGTTAGCTTTCATGTTAAACACTACTGCTTTAAAGAGATCATTAGAACTAATAAAATTAGCCCTTGCAGAATATAATAGCTAG
- a CDS encoding FAD-dependent oxidoreductase, with translation MASSDKQYDVVIIGGGPAGLTAALYTARRNLSTVIISKDLGGQAATTSVIENYPGVGAIDGFELMKKFRDQAVSSGAEFKLGEVHKITQQAEDKFIVDYNTEQIETRSIILAFGLTPRSLNVPGEAELVGKGVTYSAAAVVDTLRGKTVAVIGGGNSAIESVNVLAAVAKQVYLVHRRDKFRAEAVLLETMAQCKNVTQVLNAQLKQIAGENNVTGIVVQQEGKAERTIVVDAVCINAGFMSKTNFLDGLVDMSEKHEVIVTADCRTSKTGIFAAGDVTTSNCKQVVVSAGEGCKAALACYTYLGTKDGKNVSVNQDWKVSSNEHFIRS, from the coding sequence ATGGCCTCATCTGATAAACAGTATGATGTAGTAATAATCGGCGGTGGTCCAGCAGGGCTCACCGCCGCTTTGTATACCGCGCGGCGTAATTTAAGTACTGTCATAATTTCCAAAGATCTAGGTGGGCAAGCCGCCACCACATCGGTGATAGAAAATTATCCTGGGGTTGGTGCCATTGATGGCTTTGAGTTAATGAAAAAGTTTCGTGATCAAGCAGTTTCATCTGGTGCAGAATTTAAGTTAGGGGAAGTACACAAAATTACACAACAAGCTGAGGATAAATTTATTGTAGATTACAATACTGAACAAATAGAAACACGCAGTATTATTTTAGCCTTTGGTTTAACACCGCGTAGTTTGAATGTACCGGGTGAGGCGGAACTAGTTGGTAAAGGTGTAACTTATAGTGCTGCCGCTGTAGTCGATACATTACGTGGAAAAACTGTCGCGGTGATTGGCGGTGGTAACTCTGCCATTGAATCAGTGAATGTATTAGCCGCTGTAGCTAAGCAAGTGTATTTGGTTCATCGTCGGGATAAATTTCGCGCTGAAGCTGTTTTGTTAGAAACCATGGCGCAATGTAAAAATGTCACCCAAGTATTGAATGCCCAATTAAAACAAATTGCTGGTGAAAATAATGTTACCGGCATAGTTGTACAACAAGAAGGGAAAGCTGAGCGGACTATTGTGGTAGATGCAGTGTGTATTAACGCTGGGTTTATGTCTAAGACTAATTTTTTGGATGGGTTGGTAGATATGAGTGAAAAACATGAAGTGATTGTGACGGCAGATTGTCGAACTTCAAAAACTGGAATTTTTGCGGCTGGAGATGTGACGACGAGTAATTGTAAACAAGTAGTAGTATCCGCCGGTGAAGGATGTAAAGCCGCCTTGGCGTGTTACACATATTTAGGTACAAAAGATGGGAAGAATGTGTCAGTTAATCAAGATTGGAAAGTATCATCAAATGAACATTTTATAAGATCATAA
- a CDS encoding YggS family pyridoxal phosphate-dependent enzyme: MPNITHIKESHNKYRIMAVTKNISVERILSILKHYDITLIGENRWQEAKGKLPFLPTNIEKHFIGHLQTNKAKPVVEAFDVIETVDTLNLAQAINQAASELKRIMPVFLQVNISRDSNKYGFLLEQLPHIIPQFEQFQHLQLSGLMTITAKQSPEQTRQDFKTMKQLQIQYKLPELSMGMSDDWSIAVAEGATIVRLGRALYTASMAQAFTDANFKQEVLQSDVPVLVDFWASWCGPCKLLGPLIEELAEEYKGKAVKIGKMEVDENESTPAQYQVMSVPTLIFFQNGKPVQQMIGMQTKADLKAALDGLI; encoded by the coding sequence ATGCCTAACATTACACATATTAAAGAGTCTCACAATAAATACAGAATCATGGCCGTAACCAAAAACATTTCTGTAGAACGTATTTTATCGATCCTCAAGCACTATGACATAACATTAATTGGAGAAAATCGTTGGCAGGAGGCCAAAGGTAAACTGCCATTTCTGCCTACTAATATTGAAAAACACTTCATAGGACACTTACAGACTAATAAAGCTAAACCAGTCGTTGAGGCTTTTGATGTTATTGAAACAGTTGATACTTTAAACTTGGCTCAAGCTATTAACCAGGCAGCCAGTGAGCTTAAAAGAATCATGCCCGTATTTCTTCAGGTCAATATAAGTCGTGATTCTAATAAATATGGTTTTCTCCTCGAACAACTTCCCCACATTATCCCGCAATTCGAGCAATTCCAACATCTCCAACTATCCGGTCTTATGACAATTACCGCTAAACAGTCACCTGAACAAACCAGACAGGATTTTAAAACCATGAAGCAGCTTCAAATACAGTATAAGCTACCTGAATTATCAATGGGTATGTCAGACGATTGGTCGATAGCAGTGGCCGAGGGGGCAACTATTGTAAGATTAGGACGGGCATTATATACTGCTTCTATGGCACAAGCTTTTACAGACGCAAATTTTAAACAGGAGGTTCTGCAATCTGACGTTCCGGTACTAGTTGATTTTTGGGCGAGTTGGTGTGGTCCATGTAAATTGCTTGGTCCTTTAATTGAGGAATTAGCCGAAGAGTATAAAGGCAAGGCTGTGAAGATTGGTAAAATGGAAGTGGATGAAAATGAAAGCACACCTGCGCAGTATCAAGTGATGTCTGTTCCAACACTAATTTTTTTCCAGAATGGTAAACCAGTGCAACAGATGATTGGGATGCAGACAAAAGCAGATCTTAAAGCTGCTTTAGATGGCCTCATCTGA
- a CDS encoding glucose-6-phosphate dehydrogenase, with amino-acid sequence MYQPKIRKQLRLNGYDYSSSGCYFITICTRFMQHWFGEINNRKMNLNTYGKIAHNYWLEIPKHYTNVSIDEFVIMPNHIHGIIVIKPSVNERIGGVDE; translated from the coding sequence ATGTATCAACCAAAAATCAGAAAACAATTACGCCTTAATGGTTATGATTATTCATCATCTGGTTGTTATTTTATTACGATTTGCACTCGTTTTATGCAACATTGGTTTGGTGAAATTAATAATCGTAAGATGAATCTCAATACATATGGAAAAATTGCACACAACTATTGGCTCGAAATTCCAAAACATTATACAAATGTTTCAATTGATGAATTTGTCATCATGCCGAATCACATACATGGAATCATTGTCATTAAACCGTCGGTTAACGAACGAATTGGAGGAGTGGACGAATAA
- a CDS encoding polymer-forming cytoskeletal protein: MSKFFNNNEVDMDAQPSTVIGDGVKVEGKFTGNGPITVLGEVVGTLSTKDDLLVEDSARIEADVEANNITLAGEIKGNVLCHGKLHIMASGKVFGDVTTNILSVETGAILKGQCTTGADSQTA, encoded by the coding sequence ATGTCTAAATTTTTTAATAATAATGAAGTTGATATGGATGCACAACCTAGTACCGTCATCGGTGATGGCGTCAAAGTCGAAGGAAAATTTACTGGTAACGGCCCCATCACAGTTCTGGGTGAGGTTGTTGGCACCTTAAGTACAAAAGATGATTTGTTAGTTGAAGACAGCGCCAGAATAGAGGCCGATGTTGAAGCCAACAATATCACTTTAGCGGGTGAAATTAAAGGTAATGTTTTATGCCATGGAAAATTGCATATTATGGCGTCTGGAAAAGTTTTTGGCGATGTCACAACCAATATTTTATCCGTAGAAACTGGAGCTATTTTGAAAGGTCAATGTACTACTGGTGCAGATAGCCAAACTGCTTAG
- the infB gene encoding translation initiation factor IF-2: MNVSEIIRELKMNKDEFFPLAVQLGFDIGERAIKVDDQVAIKLITAIKGHRKQQQRKSLFAHEEKTEVKTDLATDTARVLEVPDPITTKQFADLLHKPVTDVISVLLRNGIMATINENLDFVTATIIAEDFGYTTQKVASTTNALELGREERLKTALAADIQSNLQSRPPVIVVMGHVDHGKTTLLDAIRKTNIAGHEAGGITQTIGAYQIDYKDRSITFIDTPGHEAFTAMRSRGANVADVAILVVAADDGMKPQTIEAIAILEKANLPFVVAINKMDKSGADIERVKKELSEVNLVPEDWGGKTICVPISAKTNQHIDELLDMVLLVADMNQTKLQANPNRSAVGTIIESRVDKDSGAVATVLIQTGTLHIGDIVEVGEVVGKIKALSSWRGTPLKTAVPSTPVRFLGLKNAPVVGDILTICTDPKALKRKQKKSYQSFAYSHHKAEINQTDKPRLSIIVKADTHGSLEALIGAIDKLCFKDVTVDIVKRGLGDVTEKDIDQAVASKARLIGFNVSTTAAAAAYALGTQTTIQHFTVIYKLLEYIEQELQNLLPPDISYNKLGEVKLLAIFRVTGKHAIVGGKVQSGSIQQRAICKIVRASATVGEATITQLQSNKKDVAAVDNGTECGLKLDTTITPLVGDIVEAYTTSEKPRALEKIIA, from the coding sequence ATGAATGTATCAGAAATCATTCGGGAGTTGAAGATGAATAAAGATGAATTTTTTCCGCTGGCGGTACAGCTTGGTTTTGATATTGGTGAACGTGCCATCAAGGTAGACGATCAAGTGGCTATTAAGCTTATTACCGCTATTAAAGGCCACCGCAAACAACAACAACGTAAAAGTTTATTTGCGCACGAAGAAAAGACAGAGGTTAAGACAGATTTAGCCACAGACACTGCCCGTGTCTTAGAGGTACCTGACCCCATTACAACCAAACAATTTGCTGATCTATTACACAAACCAGTCACCGATGTTATCAGTGTATTATTGCGTAATGGCATCATGGCAACAATTAATGAAAATTTGGATTTTGTCACAGCTACAATTATTGCGGAAGATTTTGGCTACACCACACAAAAAGTTGCTTCCACCACGAATGCTCTTGAATTAGGCCGTGAAGAACGCCTAAAAACTGCTCTAGCAGCCGATATTCAATCTAATTTACAATCCCGCCCACCAGTCATTGTTGTCATGGGTCATGTTGATCATGGTAAAACCACCTTGCTCGATGCCATTCGAAAAACCAACATTGCTGGCCATGAAGCTGGGGGAATCACTCAAACAATTGGCGCTTATCAAATTGATTACAAAGACCGTAGTATTACTTTCATAGATACCCCGGGTCATGAGGCTTTTACCGCCATGCGCTCGCGTGGTGCCAATGTGGCCGATGTCGCTATTCTAGTGGTCGCAGCCGATGATGGTATGAAACCACAAACTATCGAAGCCATTGCTATATTAGAAAAAGCCAACCTGCCTTTTGTGGTGGCCATCAATAAAATGGATAAATCAGGGGCTGATATTGAACGCGTAAAAAAGGAATTGTCGGAAGTTAATTTAGTACCGGAAGATTGGGGTGGAAAAACTATTTGTGTCCCAATTTCTGCAAAAACCAACCAACATATTGATGAATTGCTCGACATGGTGTTGCTCGTGGCCGACATGAATCAAACTAAACTACAAGCCAACCCAAATCGCAGTGCCGTCGGAACGATTATTGAATCACGGGTTGATAAAGATTCTGGGGCTGTAGCTACTGTTCTGATTCAAACCGGCACTTTACATATTGGCGATATTGTTGAAGTTGGTGAGGTGGTTGGTAAAATCAAAGCCCTTTCTTCCTGGCGTGGTACCCCTTTGAAAACAGCCGTCCCATCTACGCCGGTAAGATTTTTGGGTTTAAAAAATGCTCCTGTAGTTGGTGATATATTAACCATTTGTACCGATCCTAAAGCTCTTAAACGGAAACAAAAAAAATCATACCAGAGTTTTGCCTACTCCCATCATAAAGCTGAAATTAATCAAACCGATAAACCCCGCTTATCCATTATCGTGAAGGCTGATACCCACGGTTCACTGGAAGCTCTGATTGGTGCTATTGATAAACTGTGTTTCAAAGATGTCACAGTTGATATTGTAAAACGCGGTTTAGGCGACGTTACAGAAAAAGATATCGATCAGGCAGTGGCTAGCAAAGCACGACTGATTGGTTTTAATGTTTCCACCACAGCAGCGGCCGCTGCTTATGCGCTCGGCACACAAACAACCATTCAACATTTTACAGTTATTTATAAATTGCTCGAGTACATTGAACAAGAACTACAAAATTTATTACCACCGGATATTTCGTATAATAAACTGGGTGAAGTGAAATTGTTAGCTATTTTCCGCGTCACCGGTAAGCATGCCATTGTTGGCGGCAAGGTTCAATCTGGTAGTATTCAACAAAGAGCCATTTGCAAAATTGTCCGGGCTAGTGCCACAGTGGGAGAGGCGACTATTACTCAATTACAAAGTAATAAAAAAGATGTCGCTGCCGTAGACAACGGTACTGAGTGTGGTCTAAAACTTGATACCACCATTACGCCTCTGGTTGGAGACATCGTTGAGGCCTACACCACTAGTGAAAAACCACGCGCTTTAGAAAAAATCATTGCTTAG
- a CDS encoding ribosome-binding factor A has protein sequence MPKQRMRQINTQLRDYFATAIMRLIEFPQGVVVSVTKVHTTADLHYCTVYVSVVPDSQSGSTLQLIKRHLVDLVDDVAARITFRSVPHFRFVLDDTERKAVPIEQLLDSLLETQ, from the coding sequence ATGCCAAAACAACGCATGCGCCAAATCAATACCCAGCTGCGTGATTATTTCGCCACGGCTATTATGCGCTTAATTGAATTCCCTCAGGGTGTCGTAGTTAGCGTTACTAAAGTCCACACCACCGCTGATTTACATTACTGCACCGTGTATGTTTCGGTTGTTCCGGATAGTCAATCAGGTTCAACTTTACAACTGATTAAACGTCACTTGGTTGACCTAGTTGATGATGTGGCAGCTCGAATTACTTTTCGATCAGTGCCGCATTTTCGCTTTGTCCTAGATGACACAGAGAGGAAAGCCGTTCCCATTGAACAATTACTTGACAGCCTGCTTGAAACCCAGTAA